One Mycolicibacterium sarraceniae genomic window carries:
- a CDS encoding sulfate/molybdate ABC transporter ATP-binding protein: MTNAITVTGANKRYGDFAALDNVDFVVPAGSLTALLGPSGSGKSTLLRAIAGLDQPDSGTITINGRDVTNVPPQRRGIGFVFQHYAAFKHLSVRDNVAFGLKIRKKPKAEIKDKVDNLLEVVGLAGFQNRYPNQLSGGQRQRMALARALAVDPEVLLLDEPFGALDAKVREDLRAWLRRLHDEVHVTTVLVTHDQAEALDVADRIAVLNKGRVEQVGSPTAVYDSPANAFVMSFLGTVSSLNGILVRPHDIRVGRNPEMAIAAGDGTAESTGVTRATIDRVVYLGFEVRVELTSATNGAPFTAQITRGDAEALGLKEGDTVYVRATRVPPIAGEVQIARSEVVAR; the protein is encoded by the coding sequence ATGACAAATGCGATTACCGTGACGGGTGCCAACAAGCGCTACGGCGATTTTGCCGCCCTGGACAATGTCGATTTCGTGGTCCCCGCCGGTTCGTTGACCGCCCTACTGGGGCCTAGTGGATCGGGCAAGTCCACGCTGCTGCGCGCCATCGCCGGGCTGGATCAGCCCGACAGCGGCACGATCACCATCAACGGGCGTGACGTCACCAACGTCCCCCCGCAGCGGCGCGGCATCGGCTTCGTTTTTCAGCACTACGCGGCGTTCAAACACCTGTCCGTGCGCGATAACGTCGCGTTCGGGCTCAAGATCCGCAAGAAGCCGAAGGCCGAGATTAAGGACAAGGTCGACAACCTGCTCGAGGTGGTCGGGCTGGCCGGCTTCCAAAACCGGTATCCCAACCAGCTTTCCGGCGGCCAGCGCCAGCGGATGGCGTTGGCTCGGGCGCTGGCCGTCGATCCGGAGGTGCTCCTGCTTGATGAGCCATTCGGGGCGCTGGACGCCAAGGTCCGCGAGGATCTGCGGGCGTGGCTGCGCCGGCTACACGACGAGGTGCATGTCACCACGGTGCTCGTCACCCACGACCAGGCCGAGGCACTGGACGTCGCCGACCGGATCGCCGTCCTCAACAAGGGGCGCGTCGAGCAGGTCGGCTCGCCGACCGCCGTCTACGACAGCCCGGCCAACGCGTTCGTGATGTCGTTTCTGGGCACGGTGTCATCGCTCAACGGGATCCTGGTGCGCCCGCACGATATTCGGGTGGGCCGTAACCCGGAGATGGCGATCGCTGCGGGCGACGGTACCGCGGAATCCACCGGGGTCACCCGGGCCACCATCGACCGGGTCGTGTATCTGGGTTTCGAGGTCCGAGTGGAATTGACCAGCGCCACCAACGGTGCGCCGTTCACTGCGCAGATCACCCGTGGTGACGCTGAGGCGCTGGGGCTCAAAGAGGGGGACACCGTGTACGTGCGGGCCACCCGGGTGCCGCCGATCGCCGGTGAAGTGCAGATCGCCCGGAGCGAGGTCGTTGCCCGCTAG
- the hemW gene encoding radical SAM family heme chaperone HemW — protein MSVRPAPAALPELRLTPGTAFGMYLHVPFCATRCGYCDFNTYTAAELGGASAQGWLAAVRTELELAADLLGAVSVDTVFIGGGTPSLLGGAGLVEVLDAVRSTFTLTTGAEVTTEANPESTSREFFEHIRAAGYTRVSLGMQSVAPRVLAVLDRTHSPGRALHAAAEAAAAGFEHLNIDLIYGTPGESDDDLLRSVDAALTAGVDHVSAYALVVEDGTALARRVRRGEIAAPDDDVLAHRYELLDQRLSAAGLGWYEVSNWSLPGAECRHNVGYWNGGQWWGAGPGAHGFVGDTRWWNVKHPSAYAQQLSDGQVPVAEFERLDAHARHIENVLLQIRLRTGLPLAALTGSEQRRAGDAVADGLLLRAADRLVLTDRGRLLADAVVRDLLDD, from the coding sequence ATGTCAGTCCGTCCCGCGCCTGCCGCCCTGCCGGAACTGAGGCTGACTCCCGGCACGGCGTTCGGTATGTACCTTCACGTGCCGTTCTGCGCCACCCGCTGCGGGTATTGCGACTTCAACACCTACACCGCCGCCGAGCTTGGGGGGGCGTCTGCGCAGGGCTGGCTGGCCGCCGTGCGCACCGAGCTCGAATTGGCCGCTGACCTGCTGGGCGCGGTGTCGGTCGACACGGTGTTCATCGGTGGCGGCACCCCCTCGTTGCTCGGCGGGGCCGGACTGGTCGAGGTGCTCGACGCCGTGCGGAGCACGTTCACCCTGACGACCGGCGCGGAGGTCACCACCGAGGCCAACCCGGAGTCGACGTCACGGGAGTTTTTCGAGCACATCCGCGCTGCCGGCTACACCCGGGTGTCCCTGGGCATGCAGTCGGTGGCCCCGCGGGTGCTGGCGGTGCTCGACCGAACGCATTCTCCGGGCCGGGCGCTGCACGCCGCCGCTGAGGCGGCGGCGGCCGGCTTCGAGCACCTCAATATCGACCTCATCTACGGCACACCGGGGGAGTCGGACGACGATCTGCTGCGCTCGGTCGACGCCGCGCTGACCGCCGGCGTCGACCACGTGTCGGCCTACGCCCTGGTAGTCGAGGATGGCACCGCGCTGGCCCGCCGGGTGCGACGCGGTGAGATCGCTGCGCCCGATGACGATGTGCTGGCGCACCGCTACGAACTGCTCGACCAGCGGCTGTCAGCGGCCGGGCTGGGCTGGTATGAGGTGTCTAACTGGAGCCTCCCCGGTGCCGAGTGCCGGCACAACGTCGGCTATTGGAACGGCGGCCAGTGGTGGGGTGCGGGTCCTGGCGCCCACGGGTTCGTCGGCGACACCCGCTGGTGGAATGTCAAGCACCCCAGCGCCTATGCGCAGCAGTTGAGCGACGGTCAGGTGCCGGTCGCGGAGTTCGAGCGCCTCGACGCGCACGCCCGCCATATCGAGAATGTGCTGCTGCAGATTCGGTTGCGTACCGGACTGCCGCTGGCGGCGCTGACGGGCTCCGAACAGCGGCGCGCCGGCGACGCGGTGGCCGACGGACTGCTGCTTCGCGCCGCAGATCGCCTGGTGCTCACCGATCGTGGGCGATTGCTGGCCGACGCCGTGGTGCGCGACCTGCTCGACGACTGA
- the cysT gene encoding sulfate ABC transporter permease subunit CysT, giving the protein MTAATTPNPQAVRPELTPNGGSGGPSRVGRRHGTTSLRVGAASIWLSVIVLLPLAAIVWQSAKGGWHAFWLTISSNAALESFRVTLTISIGVTLINAVFGLLVAWVLTRDDFPGKRLVDAVIDLPFALPTIVASLVMLALYGPNSPIDLHLQHTKWGVGVALLFVTLPFVVRSVQPVLLELDHEVEQAAASLGATNFVIFTKVILPALLPSLLSGAGLAFSRAIGEFGSVVLIGGAVPGETEVSSQWIRTLIENDDRTGAAAISIVLLVLSFVVLLVLRTIGSRAAKREELAT; this is encoded by the coding sequence ATGACAGCAGCTACCACGCCAAACCCGCAGGCGGTCCGGCCCGAGCTCACCCCGAACGGGGGCTCGGGCGGGCCGTCCCGCGTCGGCCGCCGGCATGGCACGACGAGCTTGCGCGTTGGGGCAGCGTCGATCTGGTTGAGTGTGATCGTCCTTTTGCCGCTTGCCGCGATCGTGTGGCAGTCGGCTAAGGGGGGATGGCACGCGTTCTGGCTGACGATCAGCTCGAACGCCGCCCTGGAATCTTTTCGAGTGACGCTGACGATCTCGATCGGGGTCACGCTGATCAATGCGGTGTTCGGACTGCTCGTCGCCTGGGTATTGACCCGAGACGACTTCCCGGGCAAACGGTTGGTCGATGCGGTGATCGACCTGCCTTTCGCGTTGCCCACCATCGTGGCGAGCCTGGTCATGCTGGCTCTCTACGGGCCCAACAGCCCGATCGATCTACATCTCCAGCACACCAAATGGGGTGTCGGCGTGGCACTTCTATTCGTCACGCTGCCGTTCGTGGTGCGTTCCGTCCAGCCGGTCCTGCTCGAACTCGACCATGAGGTCGAGCAGGCCGCCGCCTCGCTGGGGGCGACCAACTTCGTCATCTTCACGAAGGTGATCCTGCCGGCGTTGCTGCCTTCGCTGCTGTCCGGTGCGGGGCTGGCGTTCTCGCGCGCGATCGGGGAATTCGGTTCAGTGGTGCTGATCGGCGGTGCGGTGCCAGGGGAGACCGAGGTGTCCTCGCAGTGGATCCGGACGTTGATCGAGAATGACGACCGGACCGGTGCGGCGGCCATTTCCATTGTGCTGCTGGTGCTCTCGTTCGTCGTGCTGCTGGTGCTGCGGACCATCGGTTCGCGCGCGGCGAAGCGGGAGGAGCTGGCGACGTGA
- a CDS encoding sirohydrochlorin chelatase, translated as MRLILTAHGSADPRSSATTHAVAEHIRALRPELDVQVAFCEQNSPNLRDALRIQDGPAVVAPLLLASAYHARADIPAMIADADADVIQAETLGEDPRLLTVLRERLAEHRIHRYERGLGVLVVAVGSSHASANARTAALADTLARGTRWSGVQVAYATGPHPSVLDGADLLRGKGARRIVVAPWFIAPGRITDRVAAIADTAGMSMVAPLGAHPLVAETVLDRFDHALAARAAA; from the coding sequence GTGAGGCTCATCCTGACGGCGCACGGTAGCGCCGATCCGCGCTCCTCGGCCACCACTCACGCGGTAGCCGAGCATATCCGCGCGCTGCGGCCCGAGCTGGATGTGCAGGTGGCGTTCTGCGAACAGAATTCGCCGAACCTTCGTGACGCCCTGCGCATCCAGGACGGTCCGGCCGTCGTCGCGCCACTGTTGCTGGCCAGTGCCTACCACGCCCGCGCCGATATTCCGGCGATGATCGCTGACGCCGATGCCGACGTGATTCAGGCCGAAACGCTTGGCGAAGATCCGCGCCTGCTGACCGTACTGCGGGAACGGCTGGCCGAGCACCGGATTCATCGATACGAGCGGGGTCTGGGCGTGCTGGTGGTTGCGGTCGGCTCCTCGCACGCCAGCGCCAATGCCCGTACCGCAGCGCTCGCCGACACGCTGGCTCGCGGGACGCGGTGGTCCGGGGTGCAGGTGGCTTACGCCACCGGACCGCACCCGTCGGTGCTCGACGGAGCCGACCTCCTGCGCGGCAAGGGCGCACGGCGGATTGTCGTGGCGCCCTGGTTCATTGCACCGGGACGCATCACCGACCGAGTGGCGGCCATTGCGGACACCGCAGGCATGTCAATGGTCGCGCCACTGGGCGCGCATCCGCTGGTGGCCGAGACAGTACTCGACCGCTTCGATCACGCACTGGCCGCCAGAGCCGCCGCCTAG
- a CDS encoding phosphoadenylyl-sulfate reductase: MSIGVGELTEADLRELAERGAAELDGASAVELLAWADKHFGGEYVVASNMQDAVLVDMAAKVRPGVDVLFLDTGYHFAETIGTRDAVEAVYDIHVVNVTPEHSVAEQDQLMGKDLFASNPTECCRLRKVTPLRTALQGYTAWVTGIRRVEAPTRANAPLISFDEAFTLVKINPLAAWTDEDMDAYIQANGVLVNPLVEEGYPSIGCAPCTAKPLEGADPRSGRWQGQSKTECGLHVS, from the coding sequence ATGAGCATTGGGGTGGGTGAATTGACGGAGGCTGACCTACGGGAGCTTGCCGAACGGGGCGCCGCGGAGCTGGATGGCGCCAGCGCAGTCGAGCTGCTGGCCTGGGCCGACAAACACTTCGGCGGGGAATACGTGGTGGCCTCCAACATGCAGGATGCGGTGCTGGTCGACATGGCGGCCAAGGTGCGCCCCGGCGTTGACGTGTTATTCCTGGACACCGGCTATCACTTCGCCGAGACCATCGGCACCCGCGACGCGGTCGAGGCCGTCTACGACATCCACGTCGTCAACGTCACCCCCGAGCACAGCGTCGCCGAGCAGGACCAGCTGATGGGCAAGGACCTGTTCGCTAGTAACCCGACCGAGTGCTGCCGGCTGCGTAAGGTGACCCCCCTGCGCACGGCGCTGCAGGGATATACCGCCTGGGTCACCGGCATCCGCCGGGTCGAGGCTCCCACCCGCGCCAATGCGCCCCTGATCAGCTTCGACGAGGCATTCACGCTGGTGAAGATCAATCCGCTCGCCGCGTGGACCGACGAGGATATGGACGCCTACATCCAGGCCAACGGCGTGCTGGTGAATCCGCTTGTGGAGGAAGGCTATCCGTCGATCGGCTGCGCGCCGTGCACGGCCAAGCCGCTCGAGGGCGCCGACCCGCGCAGCGGTCGCTGGCAGGGCCAGTCGAAAACCGAATGCGGTCTTCACGTTTCGTGA
- a CDS encoding Ms4527A family Cys-rich leader peptide has translation MRPVALVARRHVDFKRVCTCCCLA, from the coding sequence ATGCGCCCCGTCGCACTGGTGGCTCGGCGGCACGTCGATTTCAAGCGCGTCTGCACCTGTTGTTGTCTGGCTTGA
- a CDS encoding nitrite/sulfite reductase: MSQPTKAAPKRPKGEGQWALGYREPLNANEQSKKDDNPLNVRERIENNYAKNGFESIDKGDLRGRFRWWGLYTQRKPGYDGSWTGDENTDMLEDEFFMLRVRSDGGALTTAALRTLGDISTKFARDTADISDRENVQYHWIRVEDMPEIWRRLDEVGLQTTEACGDCPRVVLGSPLAGESLDEVIDGTPAIDEIVKRYIGKKEYSNLPRKFKTAISGLQDVVHEVNDVAFIGVNHPEHGPGFDLWVGGGLSTNPMLGQRVGAWVPIDEVPDVWEGVVSVFRDYGYRRLRAKARLKFLVKDWGIEKFREVLETEYLKRPLIDGPALEPVARPIDHVGVQRLKNGLNAVGVAPIAGRVSGTILTKVADLAEAAGSGRVRFTPYQKLIILDVPDDKLDELRSGLDALGLPSTPSHWRRNLMACTGIEFCKLSFAETRVRAQSLVPDLEKRLEDINSELDVPVTVNINGCPNSCARIQIADIGFKGQMVDDGNGPEEGFQVHLGGSLGLDSGFGRKLRQHKVLSTELGDYIERVVRNFVKQRHEGERFAQWAVRAEEDDLR; this comes from the coding sequence ATGAGTCAGCCGACCAAGGCCGCGCCGAAGCGTCCCAAGGGTGAGGGCCAGTGGGCCCTGGGCTACCGCGAGCCGCTCAACGCCAACGAGCAGAGCAAGAAGGACGACAACCCGCTCAACGTGCGGGAGCGTATCGAGAACAACTACGCCAAGAACGGTTTCGAGAGCATCGACAAGGGCGACTTGCGGGGTCGTTTCCGCTGGTGGGGGCTCTACACGCAGCGCAAGCCCGGCTATGACGGCAGTTGGACCGGTGACGAGAACACCGACATGCTCGAAGACGAGTTCTTTATGCTGCGAGTCCGCAGCGACGGTGGTGCGCTGACCACCGCGGCGCTGCGCACCCTCGGCGATATTTCGACGAAGTTCGCCCGCGACACCGCCGATATCAGCGACCGCGAGAACGTGCAGTACCACTGGATTCGGGTCGAGGACATGCCAGAGATCTGGCGCCGGCTCGACGAGGTCGGCCTGCAGACCACCGAAGCGTGCGGCGACTGCCCACGCGTAGTGCTGGGCTCGCCGCTGGCCGGTGAATCGCTCGACGAGGTGATCGACGGCACGCCCGCGATCGACGAGATCGTCAAGCGTTACATCGGCAAAAAGGAGTACTCGAACCTCCCCCGCAAGTTCAAGACCGCCATCAGCGGCCTGCAGGACGTGGTGCACGAGGTCAACGACGTCGCCTTCATCGGGGTCAACCACCCCGAGCACGGCCCCGGTTTTGATCTGTGGGTGGGAGGCGGGTTGTCCACCAACCCGATGCTGGGCCAGCGCGTCGGCGCCTGGGTGCCGATCGATGAGGTGCCCGATGTCTGGGAGGGCGTCGTCAGCGTGTTCCGCGACTACGGCTACCGCCGGCTGCGCGCCAAGGCGCGGCTGAAGTTCCTGGTCAAGGACTGGGGTATCGAAAAGTTCCGGGAAGTTCTGGAGACCGAATACCTGAAGCGTCCGCTGATCGACGGGCCCGCACTGGAGCCCGTCGCCCGGCCGATCGACCACGTCGGTGTGCAGCGGCTCAAGAACGGGCTCAACGCGGTCGGCGTCGCACCGATCGCGGGACGCGTCTCCGGCACGATCCTGACCAAGGTCGCCGACCTCGCCGAGGCCGCCGGGTCGGGCCGGGTCCGGTTCACCCCGTACCAGAAGCTGATCATCCTCGACGTCCCCGATGACAAGCTGGACGAGCTGCGCAGCGGCCTCGATGCGCTCGGCTTGCCGTCGACACCGTCGCATTGGCGACGAAACCTGATGGCCTGCACCGGAATCGAGTTCTGCAAACTCAGCTTCGCCGAAACTAGAGTGCGCGCCCAGAGCCTGGTGCCCGACCTGGAGAAGCGGCTAGAGGACATCAACTCCGAGCTCGACGTGCCGGTCACGGTCAATATCAATGGCTGCCCGAACTCCTGCGCCCGTATTCAGATCGCCGATATCGGCTTCAAGGGCCAGATGGTTGACGACGGTAACGGCCCCGAGGAAGGGTTCCAGGTCCACCTGGGCGGCAGCCTCGGCCTGGACAGCGGTTTCGGCCGCAAGTTGCGGCAGCACAAGGTGCTCTCCACCGAGCTCGGCGACTACATCGAGCGGGTCGTGCGCAACTTCGTGAAACAAAGACACGAGGGAGAGCGTTTCGCTCAGTGGGCTGTACGAGCGGAAGAAGATGATTTGCGATGA
- the cysW gene encoding sulfate ABC transporter permease subunit CysW, with the protein MNLSPAVRYLVRYVALAYVAVLVIVPVGLILWRTFAPGFGEFVASITTPAAISALQLSLIVVAIVVPLNVLFGIPTALVLARNKFRGKAALQAVIDLPFAVSPVVVGVALILLWGSAGLFGFVENSLGFKIIFGLPGIVLASIFVTVPFVIREVEPVLHELGTDQEQAAATLGSSWWQTFWRITLPSIRWGLTYGIVLTIARTLGEYGAVIMVSSNLPGTSQTLTLLVSDRYSRGAEYGAYAVSTLLMGVAVLVLVVQVVLDARRTKASE; encoded by the coding sequence GTGAATCTGTCTCCCGCGGTGCGCTACCTCGTCCGCTACGTTGCGTTGGCGTACGTCGCGGTACTGGTGATCGTGCCGGTCGGCCTGATCCTGTGGCGTACCTTTGCTCCTGGATTCGGCGAGTTCGTCGCGTCCATCACCACGCCGGCCGCGATCTCCGCACTGCAGCTGTCGCTGATCGTCGTGGCGATCGTGGTACCGCTCAATGTGCTCTTCGGGATACCGACGGCACTGGTACTGGCCCGCAACAAGTTCCGCGGTAAGGCGGCGTTGCAGGCAGTCATCGATCTGCCGTTCGCGGTCTCACCGGTGGTCGTGGGGGTGGCACTCATCCTGCTGTGGGGTTCCGCCGGACTGTTCGGATTCGTGGAGAACAGCCTCGGGTTCAAGATCATCTTCGGGCTGCCCGGTATCGTGCTGGCCAGCATCTTCGTCACTGTGCCGTTCGTGATCCGCGAGGTCGAACCAGTTCTGCACGAACTCGGTACCGACCAGGAACAGGCGGCAGCCACCCTGGGATCCAGCTGGTGGCAGACATTCTGGCGGATCACGCTGCCATCAATCCGATGGGGTCTCACCTACGGCATCGTGCTCACCATCGCTCGAACCCTGGGCGAGTACGGCGCGGTGATCATGGTGTCGTCCAACCTGCCCGGCACGTCACAGACGCTGACCTTGCTGGTTTCTGATCGCTATAGCCGTGGTGCCGAGTACGGCGCGTACGCCGTCTCGACGCTGCTGATGGGTGTCGCGGTGCTGGTGCTGGTCGTCCAGGTGGTTCTGGATGCCCGCCGCACCAAGGCCAGCGAGTAA